The Cytobacillus firmus genome segment AAAACTATCGATAGTCATCAGCCCCTGGTGTTCCTGTATAATTTTGTTGCTGACCGTGAGCCCCAGACCGATTCCTTTATCTTTTGTTGTATAAAAAGGTGTCCCAAGATGCTTCAGCATTTCATCATCAATGCCTGCTCCTTCATCTGCAAAAGCAATCCTTACACGCCCGCGCTCTATTTGCTGCATGCTGATATATACATTTCCGCCATTCGGCATAGCTTCAATCGCATTTTTTAAAAAGTTCACAAACACTTGCTTCAGCTGAGGAGGTGAACATAATAGCATGATATCATTCTCACTATGTTTGAGATGAATCTGGACATTATGAAGCAGAGCCTGCGGATGAAGCACCTTAATCGTGCTTTCCAGAATGGACATTAAGTTCCCTTTCTCAAACTCGATTGCCTGAGGCTTTGCCAAAGACATGAACTCATTGACAATGATATCAATTCGATCCAGCTCTTCCATAATAATGGATAGATAATTATCCTGCTTTTCCTGATTAATGCTTGATTGGAGCAGTTTTGAAAAACCTTTTAGAGAAGTCAGCGGGTTCCTGATTTCGTGGGCAACCCCTGCTGCAAGCTGTCCGATAATGGAAAGGCGATCCAAATTCCGCAAAACAGCATCATTATTCACTCTGTCTGTTATGTTTCTGCCTACTGCCACAAATAATTCAATTTCGCCCCTGTCGTTGAAAATAGGGGAAATGCTAGTCTCCACGAAAACGACATCACCATTTGCCGTATTCACTTTTGTCTCAAGGAGCTGTGGCTCTCCTGTTTCAAGCAGGTTTTGAGAGACTTTGTTAAACTTTTCTCTCTCTTCCTCGGAATATATGATAGTGGTACAGGACTTCCCCACAAGCTGCACCGGCGAATACCCCAATACATTTTCGTGAGATGGGGATGCATAAATCACCGTTTGTTCTCTAGTGAAGACCTTGATCATATCTGTTGTATTCTTCGTAATCAAATCGTACAGTTCCCTGGTTTTTCTTAATTCCCTCTCCATGCTTTTAAACTCTGTCATATCCCGGAATATAGCCAAAACGGCAATGATTTTTCCCTTGGAATTTCTGAAAGGAGAATAGGAAACCGATATATCCAGAATCGAACCATCCTGATGATAGCGCTGTGTGATCACATTGCTGTATACCTTCCCAAGCTTGACCAGTTTTATTATCCCCTTCACTTCTTCCGGGTTCTGAAAATCGGTAAACTTCCTGCCGATAACCTGCGCTTCGGTATAACCAAAAATCACCGTATACATATGATTAACCCTTATAAAACGGTTTTCCATATCTATGATGGCTACCCCATCTGCCGTACAGTTCAGGAACAAATCAAGCAATTCATCAGGATTGGAATAAATCGATTCACCATCATTACCTAGGATCGGGAAATCATTGACCATTAACCTCACCCCATTAAATAACTCTATAAACTATATTTTACAGAATTATATGAAAAAAAGCATGAGGATTCTTTAGAACTCAAAAAAAAGCAGCTTTCCCTCCGGTCAGCTGCCCTCTATCCATTCCAATCCCGCGACTGCTTCACAATGCATAGTCTGCGGGAACATGTCCACAGGCTGCACTTCAATGGTTTTATATCCGCCATCTTCCAAAATACGCAGATCCCTTGCCAATGTTCCCGGATTGCAGGATACATAGACGACTTTCTTTGGCTTCATGCTTAAAATAGTTTTCAAAAGAGCCTCATCACAGCCTTTGCGCGGCGGGTCAACGACCAGCACATCTGCTGTGTTCCCTTTTTTGTACCATTCAGGAATTACTTCTTCTGCTTTCCCGACTGCAAATGAAGCATTTGTCATCCGGTTCAATTCCGCATTCCTCTTCGCATCCTCAATGGCTTCCGGCACGATTTCAACTCCGAACACTTCTTTTGCCTTCTGTGCCAGGAAAAGAGAAATGGTGCCAATTCCGCAGTATGCATCGATAACCTTTTCTTCTCCGCTCAAATTCGCATATTCCAGTGCCTTATCATATAAAACCTTTGTTTGCTCTGGATTCACCTGATAAAAGGAGCGGGCGGAAATCGCAAATTGGATATCGCCAATAAAATCATAGATCACTTCTTCGCCCCAGAGAACTCGTGTAACTTCTCCCATGATCACATTTGTCTTCCGCGAATTCACATTCTGGACGATGGATTTAACACCTTTGATACTTGCTGCAATCTCTTCCACAATCTTTTGCTTATTCGGGAGCTCGTTCGTCCTTGTAACAAGGACAATCATCACTTCGCCTGTCACAAGACCATAGCGCGCCATCACGTGGCGGAGCTCACCTTTATGCCTGCCTTCATCATAAGCTCGGACACCATAGCGACCGCAAATTTCCTTTACCTTTTGAACAACCTCATCATTTTTTTCCTGCTGAATGAGACATTCCTTCATATCGATGATCTGGTGGGTGCGCTGCTGGTAAAATCCGCCGATCAGACCGCCTTCCTGCTCGCCAATCGGAACCTGCGCTTTATTTCTGTAGCGCCATGGATTCTTCATGCCTAGAACCGGATGCACCTTGACGCCCTCTAGTTTACCAATTCTCTCCAGTACATCTCTGACCTGTTTTTCCTTGGCGAGAAGCTGGCCTTCATAGCTCAGGTGCTGCAGCTGACATCCTCCGCACTCCTTATAAATCGGGCAGGGTGCTTCCACACGGTATGGGCTGCTTTCATAGGTCTCAATCAAGCGCCCAAACCCATATCCCTTATTCACCTTTATTACTTTGACTTTTGCCCTCTCACCCGGAAGTCCATCGGGCACAAATAACGGGTAGCCGTCAACCTTTGCCACCCCTGCCCCTTCATGGGTCAAATCCTCAAATGTCACATCTATATAATCATTTTTTTGCACAGGTAATGTTCTGCTCATCATTTTCTTCCTTTTCAGCTTAATTCCGTGACCTATTTTGACTAGACAGATTGTATCACAAAATAGGGTTAAATACGAAATGGATATCTTTCAGATCCTTTGCATACCCCTCAGCATGTCTATTTGCAGAAACGAATCCTGTATTTGCATTTTTCCCAGTCCATTTGCAGGATTCTCCTGTCTATGTGCTCTTTCACACTTCTATTTGCAGTAAAACTTTTCTATTTGCATCGTTCACAACTTCTTGTGTTACTGCAAAATAAAAGCCCGCTCTGTAATAGAGCGGACCTCCTATTATTCATGGGAGCTTTCCCAATCTGTCGGGCGGTCTTCCTCACGAATCTGATCGATAGGAACAAATACTTCCAAATGCCTGTACAGATTTACGAATTCGGCAGGAAGAAGCCCGCCAAATTCACCGTCAAGATTGAGCTGTACCTTCTCTTTGGATTGCACTTTAATGCGGTTTGCCTGCGTGTAGATGACATTCGGATCCTTTACATGCTCCCCCGAACTGCCATTGTCGCGATCCGGATAAAATCGGCGAGATTGGTTTTCTTTAAGATCAGCAGGGAGAATAGTCCGTCATTAATACAGGAATCCGGCGCAAGTTTTTCAAAACCGCCGACTGAATTTGTCAGACCGACAAGGAAAAGCATGGCTTCACCCTCAAAGATTTTCCCGTCAAACTCAATGCTGACTTCAGTTGAACGGAAGGAAGGCAGCATTTCAATTCCCTTAAGGTAATAGGCAAGCTGGCCAATCATGGTTTTAAGCTTGCTTGGCACCTCGTAAGTCAGCTCTGTCAGCCTTCCTCCGCCAGCGATATTAATAAAATATTTATCATTAATGCGGCCAATATCAACAGGAATGGTATCCCCTTTTACAATAATATCCGCTGCCGCTTCCACATCTCTTGGAATATGGAGTGCACGGGCAAAATCATTAGTTGTGCCCATTGGGATAATGCCGAGGCGCGGACGGTAATCCTGTTCAGCGAGTCCATTTACAACCTCGTTAATCGTGCCGTCACCGCCTGCTGCAACGACCAGGTCGAATCTGCGTTCAACAGCTGTCCGGGCAGCTTTAATGGCATCCCCTTCACCTGTGGTAGCATGGCATGACGTTTCATAGCCAGCTGTCTCCAATTTCTGCAAAACCTCTGCTAAATGTCTTTTAAAAATTTCCCGGCCTGAAGTCGGGTTATAAATAATTCTTGCTCTTTTCATAGCCCATCATCCTATTATTGAAATATCTAAACTTAATACTTTTCATTCCATCTTTTTACATCATAGCGAATAGTCCGCGGCTTAGCAATTTTCACAGCTAACCGTTTCTATTCTATTCACTTCCTGGTGTTTTCACAAGTGGACAGATGCACAAATGAATTATACCCTCATTAAGCAAAAAAGTATCGTAATTAAGTTATATTTCTTGGCCAGGTGCTTCAAATCAGCATTATCCAGGATGAGGTTAAGCATTACTCCTGTTTGAGGTCCTGCAAAACAAGGCTCTTAACGTAGTCAATAATGGTTCTATATGGATATTCTTCATTAATTACTCTATGAAGCATTGCCCCGTCCATAAAAGTCCAAAACAATCCTGCTACATGGTTTGGATCTGCATCGGAACGGAATTCCCCGGTGTTCTGTCCTTCCTCCATAATATCTGTTATCAGCTTTAAAAAGAACTTCTTTCCACGCTCATTCAGGATTCGATTCAGGTTCTCATCTCTTGAGGAATGCAGCGTAAATTCCAGCTGCACAGTTATTCTATCTTTCCGTTCCTGGCTGAATGGGCTCATATCCCTGTACAAGTCAAACAGGTATTCAAGTTTCTCTTCTGCGGAGGAGAACATCGATATTTTCTCTGCAAGTCTTGCATTAGCTGATTCTGTCTGCTCATTCAACAGCTCCAGATAGATTTCTTCCTTGCTTTTAAAATAATTATAGATAGCTCCCTTGCTGATTCCTGAATAAGCGACAATATCATCTATGGTCGCTGCCTGAAATCCTTTTTTGGCAAAGCAGGCCAAGGCGCCCGACAGGATCTCTTTCTTTTTTTTCCGTTTATATTCCTCTGATACGATTGGCGGCAATTCTGTCCCTCCAAGGCATTTGATTTATTCTCTTTTAGTTATTAATTTATCAGCAGCACTTCCGGCTGATTTCACTACTTTTCAGAATTTCTTCTGAATACAGGCTGGCATGTTCACTCGTGATTTCCGTATTTTCCTCAGCCAATCCCGCTTTTATCAAGTCTTCTTTCATTTTAGCGAGAAATAAATCTCTGATAGCTGCTGAACGGCACGGCTGCATTTGCGCTGCCAAATCCCAAATCCATTGCTCAAGATGTACACTCTTGCTCTTTTTTTGCATTTCCTGCGGAACCTGCCTTCTTCCCATATCTCCCACTCCCCAGGTATTGTATTAAAATAAACTGATTGGTCTTTTTATTGTAAGTAACTTTATATGAATTTTCAAATTTTTTCATTTAAAAAAACTCCTAACTTCCGTTAAGAGTTACTCCTGATCTATTTGATTTTTCTCCCGGTACATGGTTACTAATCCCCCAATGAGCATAAAGCCGGCAAAGGCAAGAGGAAACCAGCGCTCAAACAAAGAGCCTTTAGTTGGCAGCCCACTCTGTTCCTTAGAAGCTTCTTCGGGAATTTCGCCTGTAATCTGAGCCATGACAAGAGTTGTAAAGTCCTCTTCCCCGGCATTGCCGGCAAAGAGTCCTCCTCCTCGTCCATCGCTTCAAGGTACACTTCCAGACATTGATCACATATATATAGATGATTTTCATAGAGTTCACGCTCAGGTTCAGAAAGTTCATTTTTTGCATATTTCCGCCATTCCTCCAATGAAAAATGCTCCATGAAAATCATCTCCTTCCAAAGTTCCTTACAGGTTGTGCTTTGAAACACAAATAATATCCTGCAGGGTATTATTTTTATCAAACATATCCTTATAACTATTCGAATTACATGTTATCTTTTTGAGTGCCGAAACAATCATAATTTAGAGAATGGAATAATTCAATACCTTACTTATAATAATCTCTCACTAAATAAGTTACAGAATTTTCTATTCTGGATAATGATTAATTCTCCCTCTTCACTAAACCATTATATGGTAAACTGTAAGCGATGACTACATGCAGAGGAGGCTAGTAAAAATTTTTCAAATAATGGACAACTCTAATTAACAACTGAATATATTGATGAAAAAGGATGAATACGATGACTCTTCTTATTTACCTGGCAGCATACTTAATAGGATCAATTCCTACTGCCTTATTATTTGGCAGATTTGCCTTTGGAATTGACATTCGTGATCATGGCAGCAATAATCCTGGTGCGACTAATACATTAAGGGTTCTTGGCAAAAAAGCGGCTATCGTGGTTCTGCTGGTCGATGTGGGCAAGGGTGCCGCCGCTGCGGCAATTCCTGTCATTCTGAATGCTGAAGCTGATCCGCTAATAGTCGGGATGGTCGCAGTTGCCGGCCACTGCTTTCCGATCTTTGCAGGATTCCGCGGAGGAAAAGCCATCGCAACCACAGCTGGCGTATTGATTGCTGCAAATATCTGGATGTTTTTAATCGCCTATATTTCTTTTGTGGCTGTCATTTTCCTGACCAAGTATGTTTTTTTCGGCTCTTTATCGGTGGGTGCATCCTTGCTTGTCTATTCCTTATTTACTGAAGGCACTGAACATGAACTTATCTTTTCTATTTTCTTATTATTTCTGATTTTCCTGCATCGCTCAAACATTAAGAACTTTATTGATAATAATGAGCCTAAAATCAATGATAAGCGCTTAAAAGATGACCGCATCCCTCCAAGAGATGATAAAAAGCGAGCCTGATTGAAACCCGTATCTGCATTCGGGTTTTTTATTATTTTTCACATATAAGCAGCTCTTTAAGCAAAACCTTTGAATAAAGTGCGTTCAAAGGAGCTTACATATGTTCTTGATCTTAAAAATAGCGAGTCTTTACTTAATCACTATCATGATTATGAGACTGATGGGGAAATCTACGATTATCCAGATGACACCTTATGACCTTGTCGCCATTATTATCGTTGGCACAGTTGCTTCTGAGCCTCTCATTAGCACAGAATACTTGCCGACATTAATAGCATTGGCCATTCTTGTGGGCCTCCACATTCTTTTCTCATATTTGACTTTAAACCAGATTGGCAACCGTTTTTTTCTTGGTGAGCCGACGATGCTGATTAAAAATGGGGAAATCCTTGAAGACAATCTGGAGAAGTCCCATCTTTCCATGTCTCAGCTGCTGTCCATCTTAAGAAGCAAAGGCTACCCCAAGATTGCGGATGTTGATTACGCTATTCTCGAGCCAATCGGTGAAGTGAGCATCATCCCGAAAGTGGCCAATACGCCTGTAACAGTTGAGCATTTAAAGATCCCTATTCAGGATGAGGGGCTCCCGATTGCAGTGATTGTGGATGGCAGGATTCAATCGCGTAATCTCGAGCTGCTCGGACAGACTAAGGATTGGCTATTAGACCAGCTTCGAAAAAACCATTTGAATGAGAAAGAGATTATGTACGCTTATGTGAATGAAAAGTCAAAGAAATTGAATATAAACAGACGCAGATAATTTTCTAAAATAGGTTTAGGGTTTGAAGCTGAGGGTATATAAAATTGGTTACTTACTAGACAAATAAAAGTGATTTAACTATACATATCAATATCAGGGGGTAATGGTATGACAGAAAATAGCCTAGTGCTTGAAACGAAAATTGATGGTTTTGATTTTAATTGGGACCTTGAAAAAGGTCTGTTTAATTTTGAAGGCGATGATGCGGTCTTATTTTGGATAAAATCCGCCATGAAAAGCTTCTTCGATACTATTGAAGAGATCTCTGGAAAGGAAACTTCCAGCATTGTACTTGAGACCACCGGCTTCAGGCAGGGAATGGTAGTAGGAACATTCTTCAAGGATTTAGGACTTCCCATAGAAGAAGTGGCCAATATCATCCCCAGAATATATGCTTCTGCCGGCTGGGGAAAATATATCATTACTGATTTAGATCCTGCTGCGAAAACCGCCAGGGTCAGAGCACTTGACAGCTGGGAATATAAGATTAACAAAGAACAAGGGAAAAACGAGTCTGGAACATTCCTGCCGGGACATTTTGCAGGAATCTTTTCCGCTGTGTTTGGCACAAGCCTTTGGTATAAAAAGGCAGCAGACCAGTTGGCCGGACAGGACTATACAGAGCTGGATTACTTCCCTTCAAGCGTTACTGTTGAGGAAAATATACACGCTTTAGCGAGGCGCGAAGAATCAAAAAAAATCAGCGAGCTTGAAAAGTTAGTGGAGGACCGGACGATTGAATTAAAACAGCTTGTTAAAGAAATCTCTTCACCGGTTATTCCTGTCCTTGATGGAATTGTTGTTGTTCCTCTTTTGGGAAGATATGATGAATTCCGCTCTGAAGAACTCGTCGATAAAACTCTTCATAGCCTTCCGAAGCACCAGGCAGATTGCCTAATCCTGGACTTGACCGGGTTAAATCAGTCCATCAGTGCCTATACGGTGGAATTCTTAAGCAAACTGGCTGCTGCAGCTAATCTGATCGGCACCGAAACGATCCTGGTTGGCATTTCTCCGGAACTTGGCACTAAAATTACGGAAACGAATTTTAACCTCTCTAAATTTAACTGCTTCACAAACCTGCAGCACGGCATTTATTACGCTCTTTCCAAAAAAGGCAGGAAAATCTTTTAATCATACAAAAAGCTGACTTCGCATTGGACGTAAGTCAGCTTTTTGGGTTGTTTTTATGGCTGCATTCGTAAATTCAGTGAGGATTTGATTTTTTATGTTCGCTCAGCGTTTTTTATGTGCCTTCAGGACCGGTGGCTCCTATTTCTCTGCCTGCACTTTCTTAGGCGCCCCCCTATATTTCGCTTCGCGCAGCTCCAGCGCGTAGGCCTCAAGATTCGGCATTCCCATATCTTTGGCAATACTGATTTCTTTCTCAATATCATATGGAACCCTGACAATCTCGATGGAAAAAGGCGCAGCCTCTTTTGATAAGTATTCCCCATGCAAAATTGCATAGGTAGCATGAGGGATATCAAGGGAGTTTCCGACGCTTCCCGCGTTGAATAGTGTCTTTTGCGGATGAATCGGTTCAACCAGGGCTGCGTGAATATCCCCGTACCCGATAACATCCGGAATCCTGCCTTCCTCTCCGGCAGTAATATTCTCTGTATTCTCGAACATAGCCAGTTTTTCTTCATGCGAATCCCTCATCGGCACAACCCGGTGATAGATGCTTTTGGCTGAAGCATGGTAGAGTCTGATATATTTTCCGCTCATATAAAAATCGTGATGGAACGGAAGCGTGGCTAAGTAGGACAGGGCCTCTTCACCCAGCTGTCTCTGATGCCACTGCCCCTCTTCAAAATCCAGCGGCTTCTGCATAAAGTCATCCCAGTTCCCAAGGAGGACCACTTCACAGGTCTCTTTAATCCATTCAACAGCTTTTAGAGAATTGGGTCCTTTTCCTATTAAGTCACCAAGGCAAAAAATATTCTCTATTCCGCGTTCACGGATATTGTCCAGAACAGCCTCCAGAGCGGTGATATTTCCATGAATATCAGATATTACGGCTACTTTTCCCATGTTTGTCTCCTCCTTACTTTTTTTATATTTCTCCAAAACACTCAAGCTTCCTCCAACAATTGAAAAAAACAAAATTTGATTTTTCCCCGTACCGCCATTACATTAGAAATATGGTAAAATAACAGCATGCAAAAACCAACATTACATATAGAAGGAGTAGGAATTATGTCAAAAGTATTTGTATTCGGACACAAAAACCCTGACACTGACTCAATCTGTTCAGCACTTGCTTATGCAGAATTAAAAAACAAATTAGGCGTTGATGCAGAGCCAATCCGCCTGGGCAAGGTAAATGAGGAAACACAATATGCCCTGGATTATTTTAAGACTGAAGCTCCCCGGCTTGTTGAAGCAGTATCCAAGGAAGCGGGCGAAGTAATTCTTGTAGACCACAACGAATTCCAGCAAAGCGCTGATGATATCAGAGATGTGAAAATCCTGGAGGTTATTGACCACCACCGCATTGCGAATTTTGAAACAAGCGATCCGCTTTACTACCGTGCAGAGCCTGTTGGCTGTACAGCAACCATTCTGAACAAAATGTACAAAGAAAACGGAGTGGAAATCAGCAAGGAAACTGCTGGCCTTATGCTTTCTGCCATCATTTCCGATTCCCTGCTGTTCAAATCTCCAACATGCACAGACCAGGACGTTGCAGCAGCACGCGAACTTGCTGAAATTGCGGGAGTAAACGCTGAAGAATATGGTCTGGAAATGCTGAAAGCAGGAGCAGACTTAAGCAAGAAGAGTGTGAAAGAGCTAATCTCCCTTGACGCAAAGGAATTCCAAATGGGAAGCTA includes the following:
- a CDS encoding STAS domain-containing protein, coding for MTENSLVLETKIDGFDFNWDLEKGLFNFEGDDAVLFWIKSAMKSFFDTIEEISGKETSSIVLETTGFRQGMVVGTFFKDLGLPIEEVANIIPRIYASAGWGKYIITDLDPAAKTARVRALDSWEYKINKEQGKNESGTFLPGHFAGIFSAVFGTSLWYKKAADQLAGQDYTELDYFPSSVTVEENIHALARREESKKISELEKLVEDRTIELKQLVKEISSPVIPVLDGIVVVPLLGRYDEFRSEELVDKTLHSLPKHQADCLILDLTGLNQSISAYTVEFLSKLAAAANLIGTETILVGISPELGTKITETNFNLSKFNCFTNLQHGIYYALSKKGRKIF
- the plsY gene encoding glycerol-3-phosphate 1-O-acyltransferase PlsY; this encodes MTLLIYLAAYLIGSIPTALLFGRFAFGIDIRDHGSNNPGATNTLRVLGKKAAIVVLLVDVGKGAAAAAIPVILNAEADPLIVGMVAVAGHCFPIFAGFRGGKAIATTAGVLIAANIWMFLIAYISFVAVIFLTKYVFFGSLSVGASLLVYSLFTEGTEHELIFSIFLLFLIFLHRSNIKNFIDNNEPKINDKRLKDDRIPPRDDKKRA
- a CDS encoding DUF421 domain-containing protein, with translation MFLILKIASLYLITIMIMRLMGKSTIIQMTPYDLVAIIIVGTVASEPLISTEYLPTLIALAILVGLHILFSYLTLNQIGNRFFLGEPTMLIKNGEILEDNLEKSHLSMSQLLSILRSKGYPKIADVDYAILEPIGEVSIIPKVANTPVTVEHLKIPIQDEGLPIAVIVDGRIQSRNLELLGQTKDWLLDQLRKNHLNEKEIMYAYVNEKSKKLNINRRR
- a CDS encoding TetR/AcrR family transcriptional regulator, translating into MPPIVSEEYKRKKKKEILSGALACFAKKGFQAATIDDIVAYSGISKGAIYNYFKSKEEIYLELLNEQTESANARLAEKISMFSSAEEKLEYLFDLYRDMSPFSQERKDRITVQLEFTLHSSRDENLNRILNERGKKFFLKLITDIMEEGQNTGEFRSDADPNHVAGLFWTFMDGAMLHRVINEEYPYRTIIDYVKSLVLQDLKQE
- a CDS encoding PAS domain-containing sensor histidine kinase: MVNDFPILGNDGESIYSNPDELLDLFLNCTADGVAIIDMENRFIRVNHMYTVIFGYTEAQVIGRKFTDFQNPEEVKGIIKLVKLGKVYSNVITQRYHQDGSILDISVSYSPFRNSKGKIIAVLAIFRDMTEFKSMERELRKTRELYDLITKNTTDMIKVFTREQTVIYASPSHENVLGYSPVQLVGKSCTTIIYSEEEREKFNKVSQNLLETGEPQLLETKVNTANGDVVFVETSISPIFNDRGEIELFVAVGRNITDRVNNDAVLRNLDRLSIIGQLAAGVAHEIRNPLTSLKGFSKLLQSSINQEKQDNYLSIIMEELDRIDIIVNEFMSLAKPQAIEFEKGNLMSILESTIKVLHPQALLHNVQIHLKHSENDIMLLCSPPQLKQVFVNFLKNAIEAMPNGGNVYISMQQIERGRVRIAFADEGAGIDDEMLKHLGTPFYTTKDKGIGLGLTVSNKIIQEHQGLMTIDSFIGEGTTVTVELDCI
- a CDS encoding manganese-dependent inorganic pyrophosphatase, giving the protein MSKVFVFGHKNPDTDSICSALAYAELKNKLGVDAEPIRLGKVNEETQYALDYFKTEAPRLVEAVSKEAGEVILVDHNEFQQSADDIRDVKILEVIDHHRIANFETSDPLYYRAEPVGCTATILNKMYKENGVEISKETAGLMLSAIISDSLLFKSPTCTDQDVAAARELAEIAGVNAEEYGLEMLKAGADLSKKSVKELISLDAKEFQMGSYKTEIAQVNAVDLNDVLSRQEELEAVITENINNKELDLFVFVLTDILNNDSVAISLGKEAAAVEKAYDVTLENNSAVLKGVVSRKKQIVPPLTNVLAGK
- a CDS encoding metallophosphoesterase family protein codes for the protein MGKVAVISDIHGNITALEAVLDNIRERGIENIFCLGDLIGKGPNSLKAVEWIKETCEVVLLGNWDDFMQKPLDFEEGQWHQRQLGEEALSYLATLPFHHDFYMSGKYIRLYHASAKSIYHRVVPMRDSHEEKLAMFENTENITAGEEGRIPDVIGYGDIHAALVEPIHPQKTLFNAGSVGNSLDIPHATYAILHGEYLSKEAAPFSIEIVRVPYDIEKEISIAKDMGMPNLEAYALELREAKYRGAPKKVQAEK
- the rlmD gene encoding 23S rRNA (uracil(1939)-C(5))-methyltransferase RlmD; protein product: MSRTLPVQKNDYIDVTFEDLTHEGAGVAKVDGYPLFVPDGLPGERAKVKVIKVNKGYGFGRLIETYESSPYRVEAPCPIYKECGGCQLQHLSYEGQLLAKEKQVRDVLERIGKLEGVKVHPVLGMKNPWRYRNKAQVPIGEQEGGLIGGFYQQRTHQIIDMKECLIQQEKNDEVVQKVKEICGRYGVRAYDEGRHKGELRHVMARYGLVTGEVMIVLVTRTNELPNKQKIVEEIAASIKGVKSIVQNVNSRKTNVIMGEVTRVLWGEEVIYDFIGDIQFAISARSFYQVNPEQTKVLYDKALEYANLSGEEKVIDAYCGIGTISLFLAQKAKEVFGVEIVPEAIEDAKRNAELNRMTNASFAVGKAEEVIPEWYKKGNTADVLVVDPPRKGCDEALLKTILSMKPKKVVYVSCNPGTLARDLRILEDGGYKTIEVQPVDMFPQTMHCEAVAGLEWIEGS